A region from the Methylocella sp. genome encodes:
- a CDS encoding site-specific integrase, with amino-acid sequence MKAMAARALEFAILTAARSGEVLGARWDEIDLGAKVWTVPAARTKAGREHRVPLYGRAIEILEELAQGKTSDFIFQGQRAGRPLSNMSMEMALRRMKMDATTHGFRSSFRGAGEETHFPHEVAEAALAHVIGDKAEQAYRRGDALERRRGLMEAWAMFCEPMPATRPLDIREDTL; translated from the coding sequence ATGAAGGCAATGGCAGCAAGGGCGCTTGAGTTCGCCATCTTGACCGCGGCGAGGTCAGGTGAAGTGCTCGGTGCGCGTTGGGATGAAATCGACCTTGGGGCCAAAGTCTGGACGGTTCCGGCGGCGCGGACGAAAGCCGGACGCGAACACCGCGTCCCGCTGTACGGCCGCGCGATCGAGATCCTTGAAGAACTTGCCCAAGGCAAAACGAGCGATTTCATCTTTCAAGGACAGCGAGCCGGGCGCCCGCTCTCCAACATGAGTATGGAAATGGCTCTGCGACGCATGAAAATGGACGCGACTACGCATGGCTTTCGAAGCAGCTTCCGGGGGGCGGGCGAAGAGACGCACTTTCCACACGAGGTCGCCGAGGCAGCGCTTGCCCATGTGATCGGCGATAAGGCCGAACAGGCCTACCGGCGCGGCGATGCGCTGGAAAGGCGTCGCGGGTTGATGGAGGCCTGGGCCATGTTTTGCGAGCCCATGCCGGCCACTCGTCCACTGGACATTCGCGAGGACACGCTATGA
- a CDS encoding Arm DNA-binding domain-containing protein: protein MAIGGGLYLDIDKDGRRRWIFLAIANGKRREMGLGGSPAVSLADARAKADEARKLVAAGVDPIEARREAGKPEAGKPTFGECADKFVEAKSAEWRNDKHRAQWKMTLEKYAAPLRPRPVDEIDTAAVLPVLRPLWQTRPETASRLRGRIESVLDAAKAEGHRSGENPARWKGHLDKLLAKRQQLTRGHHAALLYSDVPSSFASFAR, encoded by the coding sequence ATGGCGATTGGCGGCGGTCTCTATTTGGACATCGATAAAGACGGTCGCCGGCGTTGGATCTTTCTCGCCATCGCGAATGGCAAGCGGCGTGAAATGGGCCTCGGCGGCTCCCCCGCCGTCTCGCTCGCCGACGCGCGTGCCAAGGCCGACGAAGCGCGCAAGCTCGTCGCCGCGGGCGTCGATCCGATTGAAGCGCGGCGCGAGGCCGGAAAGCCTGAGGCCGGGAAGCCGACGTTCGGCGAGTGCGCTGATAAATTCGTTGAAGCCAAGTCAGCTGAGTGGCGCAACGACAAGCATCGCGCCCAATGGAAAATGACGCTGGAAAAATATGCCGCGCCCCTGCGCCCGCGGCCCGTCGACGAAATAGACACGGCTGCGGTGCTGCCGGTCTTGCGGCCGTTGTGGCAGACACGCCCCGAAACTGCCTCGCGGCTTCGAGGACGCATTGAATCGGTTCTCGATGCGGCAAAGGCGGAGGGTCATCGATCGGGAGAGAATCCCGCGCGCTGGAAAGGGCACCTCGACAAGCTCTTGGCGAAGCGTCAGCAGCTCACCCGCGGACATCACGCGGCCCTGCTGTACTCTGATGTGCCGAGTTCATTTGCGAGCTTCGCAAGATGA
- a CDS encoding WecB/TagA/CpsF family glycosyltransferase — METAVEKIIEWIERRQAEYVCVRDVHGVKLAVMDPRLMKIHHEAGMVTPDGMPLVWLAKIRSQLKSGRVCGAELLDALCRSGEANGLRHYFYGGKPGVAEAMIKNLKAKYPNMAVAGFYSPPFSPLTEEENDEIVRDINRSEAQIVWVGLSTPKQEVWMSEHVGKIRGATLIGVGAAFDFHSGAVSRAPEWMRSSGFEWVYRICSEPRRLFPRYVKIVPWFLINAVREQISLYLGPRVGSDLAAYSDNFADNH; from the coding sequence TTGGAGACCGCTGTAGAGAAGATCATAGAATGGATTGAAAGGCGGCAAGCCGAGTATGTATGCGTTCGGGACGTCCACGGCGTGAAGCTGGCCGTCATGGACCCGCGGTTGATGAAGATACATCACGAAGCCGGAATGGTAACTCCGGACGGCATGCCCCTCGTTTGGCTCGCAAAGATTCGGTCGCAACTGAAGAGTGGGCGCGTGTGCGGCGCGGAGCTGTTGGACGCTTTATGCAGGTCGGGGGAGGCGAACGGCCTTCGTCATTATTTCTACGGCGGCAAGCCAGGCGTCGCCGAGGCGATGATCAAGAATCTAAAGGCAAAATACCCGAACATGGCGGTGGCGGGCTTCTATTCGCCTCCCTTCAGTCCGCTCACCGAGGAGGAGAACGACGAAATCGTTCGCGACATCAACCGCTCGGAGGCCCAGATCGTCTGGGTCGGGTTGAGCACGCCAAAGCAAGAAGTCTGGATGAGCGAACACGTCGGGAAAATTCGCGGCGCGACATTAATAGGGGTCGGAGCCGCCTTTGACTTCCACAGCGGCGCAGTCTCGCGCGCGCCGGAATGGATGCGATCATCCGGCTTCGAATGGGTTTATCGCATCTGCAGCGAACCGCGCCGCCTTTTTCCGCGGTATGTCAAAATTGTCCCTTGGTTCCTGATTAACGCCGTCCGCGAACAAATATCTCTTTATCTCGGGCCAAGGGTTGGATCGGATCTCGCAGCTTATAGCGACAACTTCGCTGATAATCATTAG
- a CDS encoding UbiA family prenyltransferase — protein sequence MSISLIVAAESELADVGGLPLVVDLDGTLIKSDLLIESFFGRIGKDPASIFSLLLALRHGKARFKSVLAESSDFDAAELPYDEAVLDLIKDARADGRHVYLASASNAKFVAAVAQHLGLFTDYFGSDATTNRSAHAKADLLVEAFGEGGFDYIGNDEADLPVWAAASKRIGVRTSPRLAAKLAVLGVDLIETPKASWKSWTKLIRVHQYAKNALVWLPMFAAHKFDAESIFNSLLATMAFSLCASSVYIFNDLVDLSADRNHPTKKNRPLASGAVPIRQAVALMPLLLLGSIGLAAAVSWPFLGVLLFYFALTNAYTCWLKTKMLIDVVALAMLYSLRVIGGAAAIGGSASQWLLGFSLFFFASLALIKRYIELAARVDGELPDPTNRNYRLRDIEVVGALAAASGFNAVTVFALYISSDAVRPLYRHPEYLWFACPILMYWISRMLMMAHRRLVHDDPIVFALQDRVSVAAGAMIAGVMLAAI from the coding sequence ATGTCCATTTCCTTGATCGTCGCTGCGGAGTCCGAGCTCGCGGACGTCGGCGGCCTTCCCCTCGTCGTTGACCTGGACGGCACTTTGATCAAATCGGATTTGCTTATTGAATCATTTTTCGGCCGAATCGGAAAGGATCCGGCGTCGATTTTCAGCCTGCTGCTTGCGTTGCGTCACGGTAAAGCGCGCTTCAAAAGCGTATTGGCGGAATCGAGCGATTTCGACGCTGCTGAATTGCCTTACGACGAGGCGGTGCTAGACCTCATCAAGGACGCGCGGGCGGACGGGCGGCATGTCTATCTCGCGTCCGCGAGCAACGCCAAATTTGTCGCCGCCGTGGCCCAGCATCTCGGGTTGTTTACAGACTATTTCGGCTCAGACGCCACCACCAACAGAAGCGCTCACGCGAAGGCCGACCTCCTTGTCGAAGCATTCGGCGAAGGCGGCTTCGATTACATCGGCAACGACGAAGCCGATTTGCCGGTCTGGGCGGCGGCGTCCAAGCGAATCGGCGTCAGGACATCGCCGCGGCTCGCGGCCAAGCTCGCGGTCCTTGGAGTCGACCTCATCGAGACCCCAAAAGCGAGTTGGAAATCCTGGACGAAGCTGATCCGCGTGCATCAATACGCCAAAAACGCATTGGTGTGGCTGCCGATGTTCGCGGCCCACAAATTCGACGCCGAGTCCATCTTCAACAGTCTGCTTGCGACGATGGCCTTTTCGCTCTGCGCTTCGAGCGTCTACATCTTCAACGATCTCGTGGACCTCTCCGCCGACCGCAACCATCCGACCAAAAAGAACAGGCCGCTCGCATCCGGCGCCGTTCCGATCCGTCAGGCGGTCGCGCTTATGCCGCTTCTGCTGCTCGGGTCCATTGGGCTTGCGGCGGCGGTTTCGTGGCCGTTTCTGGGAGTGCTCTTGTTTTATTTTGCCCTAACGAACGCCTATACATGCTGGTTGAAGACGAAGATGCTGATCGACGTCGTCGCCCTTGCCATGCTCTATTCATTGCGCGTCATTGGCGGCGCCGCCGCGATCGGCGGATCGGCGTCGCAGTGGCTGCTCGGCTTTTCATTGTTCTTCTTCGCCTCTCTTGCGCTCATCAAGCGCTATATTGAGCTCGCCGCCCGCGTTGATGGGGAGCTGCCAGACCCGACGAACCGAAACTACAGATTACGCGATATCGAAGTCGTCGGAGCGCTCGCCGCGGCCTCCGGCTTCAATGCGGTGACGGTTTTCGCGCTCTATATCTCGTCGGACGCGGTGCGTCCTCTTTATCGTCATCCTGAATATTTGTGGTTCGCATGCCCCATCCTCATGTACTGGATCAGCCGGATGCTCATGATGGCGCATCGCCGCCTGGTTCACGACGATCCGATTGTTTTCGCTTTGCAAGATCGGGTCAGCGTCGCAGCCGGAGCCATGATTGCAGGCGTTATGTTGGCCGCTATCTGA
- a CDS encoding GMC family oxidoreductase, giving the protein MLEDTEFDAIVVGSGAAGGWAAKELTERGMRVLLLEAGREVDQIADFPPPGKAGHHLVIGNPIVNRARAAIFGGQPIQARCVAFAKPTKRFFVSDRENPYTTPRDKPFNWFRGRQVGGRLYTWGRIVFRMSDSDFKAASRDGYGADWPISYDDLSPYYDHVEEFLGVNGTAEGLPGVPDGKYAKLTTLNAAEQKFRDQVQRVFPGSHVIPTRYVANNLSRIPLTILAAQKTGRLTLRSNSVVESIDVDGATGRAIGVRFMDRRSKERHTGRAKVIVLCASTIETLRIMLNSRSDLRPKGLGNSAGLVGRNLMDHAHFVLSGPHVDLEAEALGKTDAFDFGKIGGFYVPQYKNPRPAGGPYLRGFAIQGGIGRGYPFWFLAAEGEMLPQPQNRITLDPHKKDAWGIPVAHIDFTYSENENNMIADALATMKTMASAAGLEIQPTPTGRLLHNLAFKMMRKRLVLESGAAIPGSSVHEVGGAPMGDDPDKSVLNRFNQCWDAENVFVTDGASFVTCGAQNPTLTIMALTARACDYIVKEHNAGRWR; this is encoded by the coding sequence ATGCTCGAAGATACCGAGTTCGATGCTATTGTGGTTGGCTCGGGCGCCGCTGGCGGCTGGGCCGCCAAGGAACTCACGGAACGCGGGATGCGGGTGCTGTTGCTGGAAGCCGGACGGGAGGTGGACCAGATCGCCGATTTTCCGCCGCCTGGGAAGGCCGGGCATCATCTTGTCATCGGCAATCCGATCGTGAACCGAGCCCGCGCTGCGATCTTCGGCGGCCAACCGATTCAGGCGCGGTGCGTCGCTTTCGCGAAGCCGACGAAGAGATTTTTTGTCAGCGACCGGGAAAACCCGTACACGACCCCGCGCGACAAACCCTTCAACTGGTTTCGAGGCCGGCAGGTAGGCGGACGCCTCTATACATGGGGCCGTATCGTCTTCCGCATGTCCGATAGCGATTTCAAGGCCGCGAGCAGAGACGGCTACGGAGCGGACTGGCCGATCTCCTACGACGATTTGTCTCCGTACTATGATCATGTCGAAGAATTTCTGGGCGTAAACGGCACTGCGGAGGGATTGCCGGGAGTGCCCGATGGAAAATACGCCAAGCTCACCACGCTTAACGCCGCTGAACAGAAGTTCCGGGACCAAGTGCAGCGGGTGTTTCCGGGATCACACGTCATCCCAACGCGATACGTCGCCAACAATCTTTCGAGAATCCCTCTGACCATCCTGGCCGCCCAAAAAACCGGCCGGCTAACGCTGAGAAGTAACTCGGTGGTGGAGAGCATTGATGTCGACGGGGCGACGGGACGCGCGATAGGCGTGCGCTTCATGGACCGACGCAGCAAAGAAAGGCATACCGGGCGGGCGAAGGTCATCGTGCTCTGTGCGAGCACCATCGAGACCTTGCGCATTATGTTGAACTCCCGAAGCGATCTCCGCCCGAAGGGCCTTGGGAACTCCGCCGGTCTCGTTGGCCGCAATCTCATGGATCACGCTCATTTCGTGCTGTCCGGCCCGCATGTGGACCTCGAAGCTGAAGCGCTAGGCAAAACCGATGCGTTCGACTTTGGAAAGATTGGGGGTTTTTACGTGCCCCAATACAAAAATCCCAGGCCGGCAGGTGGGCCTTATCTGCGTGGTTTCGCGATACAGGGGGGAATCGGGCGCGGCTACCCCTTTTGGTTCTTGGCGGCTGAGGGCGAGATGCTGCCTCAGCCCCAGAATAGGATTACGCTCGATCCGCATAAGAAAGACGCCTGGGGCATTCCGGTGGCGCATATCGATTTCACATATTCCGAGAACGAGAACAACATGATCGCCGACGCGCTCGCGACCATGAAGACGATGGCGTCGGCCGCGGGGCTGGAAATCCAACCGACTCCGACAGGGAGGCTGTTGCACAACCTTGCGTTCAAGATGATGCGGAAACGCCTCGTGTTGGAGTCTGGCGCCGCCATACCGGGCTCCTCTGTTCATGAAGTGGGTGGCGCGCCAATGGGCGACGATCCCGACAAGTCCGTGCTTAACCGATTCAATCAATGCTGGGATGCCGAGAACGTCTTTGTTACGGACGGCGCAAGCTTTGTGACCTGCGGGGCGCAAAACCCGACGCTGACGATCATGGCGCTGACGGCCCGCGCCTGCGACTACATCGTCAAAGAGCACAATGCCGGTCGCTGGCGCTAG
- a CDS encoding NAD-dependent epimerase/dehydratase family protein, with the protein MRKRILITGGNGYVGRELTRLLYDRHEVAVVDCLRQGRIRFGEEETRKFRLERIDITNGHEVTKFVADFAPDVIVHLAAIHFIPECEQDPSAAVETNVVGTLNMALACPPAARFILASSGAVYEPDTELHRESTTKLAPTDVYGSSKLFAEHYVRYFAKQRNVSAVIVRLFNVIGPGETNPHVMPEIIAQLKAGRNKIHLGNLWPKRDYIHVLDAAGGFGTVAESDLASPGKALTVNLGTSKQYSVEELLTKLKGIAGIEFSIESDAARVRVGDRPFLGADISEIHRLFGWEPKRSIDDALRDLWREPDLAAELTDKYR; encoded by the coding sequence ATGCGCAAGCGAATTCTGATTACTGGCGGAAATGGATATGTCGGTCGTGAGTTAACCCGGCTACTCTACGATCGACATGAGGTCGCCGTCGTTGACTGTCTGCGCCAGGGTCGAATTCGGTTTGGCGAAGAGGAAACGCGGAAGTTCCGGCTCGAGCGGATCGACATCACCAACGGCCATGAGGTCACGAAATTCGTCGCGGACTTTGCGCCGGACGTAATTGTTCACCTTGCGGCGATCCATTTCATTCCAGAATGCGAGCAAGATCCGTCCGCCGCGGTCGAAACGAATGTGGTGGGAACGCTGAATATGGCGCTGGCGTGCCCGCCGGCCGCCCGCTTCATATTGGCTAGCAGCGGCGCCGTTTACGAGCCGGATACGGAGCTGCATCGCGAATCAACCACGAAACTTGCGCCCACCGACGTCTATGGCTCGAGCAAGCTGTTTGCCGAGCACTATGTCCGCTACTTTGCAAAGCAACGCAACGTCTCGGCTGTGATCGTCAGATTGTTCAACGTTATTGGGCCGGGGGAAACCAACCCGCATGTGATGCCAGAGATTATTGCGCAGCTAAAGGCCGGGCGAAATAAGATTCACCTCGGCAATCTATGGCCAAAACGCGACTACATTCACGTGCTAGACGCTGCCGGAGGCTTTGGGACCGTTGCCGAGAGCGATCTGGCAAGCCCAGGCAAAGCCTTAACCGTCAACCTCGGCACCTCAAAGCAATATTCGGTCGAGGAACTGCTGACCAAGCTGAAAGGCATCGCCGGCATCGAGTTCTCTATCGAAAGCGACGCTGCGCGCGTGCGCGTGGGCGATCGGCCCTTCCTTGGCGCCGATATTAGCGAAATTCATCGTTTGTTTGGATGGGAGCCCAAGCGCTCGATTGATGATGCGCTTCGCGATCTTTGGCGAGAGCCCGATCTCGCCGCCGAACTGACGGACAAATACCGATGA
- a CDS encoding glycosyltransferase family 4 protein: protein MIKVLCAIVISPHMSVSGAARAAELLSSAVALHCDVTIASMLNRGPGVGAAPEASACKRIATRSWLPWPLSWSKLSNRYKTLFYRSDLPEIVRRGGFDIVHLHNPMPGLEMARVARACRTAGIPYVVSTHGFNEIANGAKINRFGPLRRLIWSQLAVRPVQQVVQRAAGIFALSPADFEIVRRMGFKGPNLTVVSNGVTPSASAEADEDRAIISRLGIPARQDGEITCLFLANHSPNKGLPVLLDAFASLQQPYLLIVGGEKRPQIPYERYVRSCRPGQRIVLTGLLTDGEVAALFRRSDLFVFPTLADTFPLVVLEAMANGLPVVASDVGGIPYQLTEECGMVIPPGDPRQLAAAVESLSGQAESLRAMGQSARARAATEFTWAHAAKQAVAGYKAILQGNS from the coding sequence ATGATCAAGGTCCTTTGCGCAATCGTGATATCGCCGCACATGTCGGTCAGCGGAGCCGCGCGCGCCGCCGAGTTACTCAGCTCCGCTGTTGCGCTCCACTGCGACGTCACCATCGCAAGCATGTTGAATAGGGGGCCCGGCGTGGGAGCGGCGCCGGAAGCGAGCGCATGCAAGCGGATCGCAACGCGCAGCTGGCTCCCGTGGCCCTTATCGTGGTCCAAGCTGTCGAATCGCTACAAGACGCTGTTTTATCGGTCGGACCTCCCGGAGATTGTTCGAAGGGGCGGGTTCGACATCGTTCACTTGCACAATCCCATGCCAGGACTGGAGATGGCCCGCGTCGCGCGCGCATGCCGCACCGCCGGAATTCCGTATGTTGTCTCGACCCACGGCTTCAATGAAATCGCCAATGGCGCCAAAATCAATCGCTTTGGCCCCCTCCGTCGGCTGATTTGGAGCCAGCTTGCCGTGCGGCCCGTTCAGCAAGTCGTTCAGCGCGCAGCCGGCATATTCGCCCTCTCTCCTGCCGACTTCGAGATCGTTCGCCGCATGGGTTTCAAGGGGCCCAATCTAACGGTCGTGAGCAATGGGGTGACGCCGTCCGCGTCCGCAGAGGCCGATGAAGATCGCGCAATCATAAGCCGTTTGGGAATCCCAGCGCGGCAAGATGGCGAGATCACATGTCTTTTCCTCGCCAATCATTCGCCCAACAAGGGGTTGCCCGTTCTGCTCGATGCGTTCGCCTCTTTGCAGCAGCCCTACCTGCTGATCGTTGGGGGCGAAAAGCGCCCCCAGATCCCCTATGAACGCTATGTCCGGTCATGCAGGCCAGGCCAACGCATTGTCTTGACCGGCCTGCTGACCGATGGTGAAGTCGCAGCGCTATTCAGGCGCTCAGACTTGTTCGTATTTCCGACGCTTGCCGACACATTTCCTCTGGTCGTTCTCGAAGCCATGGCCAACGGCCTGCCGGTGGTCGCCTCCGACGTAGGCGGGATCCCTTATCAACTGACGGAGGAGTGCGGCATGGTCATCCCGCCGGGAGACCCTCGGCAATTAGCTGCCGCCGTCGAGAGTCTGTCGGGCCAAGCTGAGAGCCTCCGCGCCATGGGTCAAAGCGCGCGAGCGCGCGCCGCGACGGAATTCACGTGGGCGCATGCGGCCAAACAAGCCGTAGCCGGATATAAGGCGATATTGCAGGGCAACTCATAG
- a CDS encoding polysaccharide biosynthesis C-terminal domain-containing protein — protein sequence MSRKSEHFRRASWTLVDQAVVSLGNFLVNILIARQLPPGEYGAFALLMGGLFTLQIVNSSLIFYPMSVRMAVSNGDDEKALLGASTRIFFLFLIPLCVLLTASLFAFHLGAIAPSVVAYLILWQLKEGTRRALLARFRIKEAIVGDAVSYLGQSAVIFGFVLAGSLNLQNAFWGMAAMSGLAVLIQARQLRVSLSAPSQVRLVLTDFWSIGGWALANNLISYWRFYIFFGMLGVGWGAAAAASFQALLNVLNLANPVIQGLGNIIPQTAARARADGDGTEWSTARTYMLLGVPPIFLYYAVAFIASEFLLRVFYGAASPYVELSLALRILAVAFVANYGVEMICSFLHGIDAPRLALAINIIGLGVALVAAFPLTSMFGLAGACVALVVANVARLAASLYIVARATGNEPLRQS from the coding sequence ATGTCACGTAAGTCCGAGCATTTCCGTCGAGCGTCCTGGACTTTGGTCGACCAAGCCGTCGTCAGCCTGGGCAATTTTTTGGTGAACATCCTTATCGCCCGGCAACTGCCGCCGGGCGAGTACGGCGCCTTCGCTCTGCTGATGGGCGGATTATTCACGCTCCAGATTGTCAACTCCTCGCTCATATTCTACCCCATGTCGGTCCGCATGGCGGTTTCTAATGGCGATGACGAAAAGGCGTTGCTGGGTGCCTCAACGCGAATTTTCTTTCTGTTTTTGATCCCCTTATGCGTTCTGCTGACGGCATCGCTGTTTGCGTTCCATCTCGGCGCCATCGCGCCTTCCGTTGTCGCCTATCTAATCCTGTGGCAATTGAAGGAGGGAACGCGACGGGCTCTGCTTGCGCGCTTCCGCATCAAGGAGGCGATTGTCGGCGATGCGGTGAGCTACCTAGGGCAATCAGCGGTCATTTTCGGTTTTGTCCTCGCTGGCTCGCTCAACCTGCAAAATGCGTTCTGGGGAATGGCGGCGATGTCTGGATTGGCGGTTCTGATTCAGGCGCGCCAACTTCGGGTGTCATTGTCGGCCCCCAGTCAAGTGCGCCTCGTCTTGACGGACTTTTGGTCGATAGGCGGCTGGGCGCTGGCGAACAATCTGATCTCCTATTGGCGGTTCTACATATTTTTCGGGATGCTTGGAGTGGGTTGGGGCGCAGCGGCCGCCGCTTCGTTTCAAGCCCTCCTCAATGTGTTGAATTTGGCAAACCCCGTGATCCAGGGCCTCGGCAACATCATTCCGCAAACGGCCGCGCGTGCGCGGGCGGACGGAGACGGAACGGAATGGTCCACCGCGCGGACCTACATGCTGTTGGGCGTCCCACCCATCTTTTTATATTATGCCGTGGCGTTTATTGCGTCGGAATTTCTCTTGCGAGTCTTTTATGGGGCGGCGTCGCCTTACGTCGAGCTATCGCTAGCCCTTCGCATCCTCGCTGTAGCATTTGTTGCGAACTATGGCGTCGAAATGATTTGCTCCTTTCTCCATGGCATCGATGCTCCTCGTCTTGCCCTCGCCATCAACATTATTGGCTTGGGCGTCGCATTGGTTGCGGCGTTCCCGCTCACCAGTATGTTCGGACTGGCGGGCGCCTGCGTCGCATTGGTCGTGGCGAACGTGGCGCGGCTCGCCGCGTCGCTCTATATCGTCGCGCGAGCGACAGGCAATGAACCTCTCCGTCAATCTTAG
- a CDS encoding glycosyltransferase, translating into MLQPSMPKGSLDIRHLVIDPGDMPLRANGLAIVAQRIAAEQKRAGSKVGLFYLLKSSLEEPQDIADAPTRLTPMTGVKMGGRFIRLDKHVIDALTADATDGTIFHIHHGRDPLLLSIASAFRRRGIPYAMTIHGRYSHIFDQENRVVKPLPAIYLRLFERWVLESAHFVQAVTPAEREIIRRVAPRTSCELIFNAAYSSSIDGVPEPPTRMSPSPRFPLFGFCGRYAIEHKGLDLLLKGFAEYRRAGGKGALELVGPGPAREQLEALAKSLSIDEYCRIGGPLFGEEKKKVLRTWDFFVLPSRFDVFPTAGLEAAILGLPLIASKPTGFAEHIVEPPSGLLIEKLSPEAVAKALLLAERVKKDEWPAMSRAAFNMAVSIGDWTLIARRLVELYGRPKSLR; encoded by the coding sequence TTGCTGCAGCCATCAATGCCGAAGGGGTCTCTCGACATCCGCCACCTCGTCATTGACCCAGGCGATATGCCGCTCCGGGCGAACGGACTGGCGATCGTGGCGCAACGGATCGCCGCCGAACAGAAGCGCGCAGGCTCTAAAGTGGGTCTCTTTTATCTTTTGAAGAGTTCGCTCGAGGAACCGCAGGATATCGCCGACGCGCCGACGCGTCTCACCCCTATGACCGGCGTCAAAATGGGAGGCCGTTTCATTCGGCTGGACAAGCATGTCATCGACGCCCTGACGGCGGACGCGACAGACGGCACGATATTCCATATTCACCACGGGCGCGATCCGCTTCTTCTATCCATCGCGAGCGCGTTCCGTCGGCGCGGCATTCCCTATGCAATGACGATTCATGGTCGCTACTCGCATATCTTCGACCAGGAGAACAGGGTCGTCAAACCACTCCCGGCGATCTACCTTCGACTCTTTGAGCGCTGGGTGCTCGAATCCGCGCACTTCGTGCAGGCGGTTACGCCGGCGGAGCGTGAGATCATACGTCGCGTCGCTCCGCGCACTTCGTGCGAGTTGATTTTCAACGCCGCTTATTCGAGCAGCATCGACGGGGTTCCCGAGCCGCCGACGCGCATGTCTCCGTCCCCTCGCTTTCCCTTGTTCGGCTTTTGTGGCCGCTACGCCATCGAACATAAGGGACTGGACCTTCTCCTCAAAGGCTTTGCGGAATACCGGCGCGCCGGGGGGAAAGGCGCGTTGGAGTTAGTCGGTCCGGGTCCCGCGCGAGAACAACTTGAAGCCTTGGCAAAGTCGCTTTCCATTGACGAATATTGCCGGATAGGTGGCCCGCTATTTGGCGAGGAGAAGAAGAAAGTCTTACGGACGTGGGATTTCTTCGTTTTGCCATCCCGGTTCGACGTGTTTCCAACCGCTGGACTCGAAGCCGCGATCCTCGGATTGCCGCTTATCGCGTCCAAGCCGACGGGGTTTGCGGAACATATCGTCGAACCTCCTAGCGGACTTCTCATTGAGAAACTCTCGCCGGAGGCGGTAGCGAAGGCGCTCCTTCTTGCCGAGCGCGTCAAGAAAGACGAGTGGCCGGCGATGTCGCGGGCCGCTTTCAACATGGCTGTGTCGATCGGCGACTGGACGTTGATCGCGCGCCGCCTGGTCGAGCTCTATGGCCGCCCGAAATCCCTGCGCTAA
- a CDS encoding O-antigen ligase family protein: MHNISADQAVFFFIIFIVFFDKRYNYYFVLFALAILLLTSTHLVSSYTTISCLSLTLIFCVRSTALSRVIVPWRITVIVAIVCLALTSLFASYVNLKDSRVSEGNNGQARETLAQHAFSVFMDFPLIGTPLGRGIVPLEAVEELGWEQYLDPEIAKDMAAAGEESSASLGYDVYSLSFHNGFLYLLTRFGVLSLFLIYFLVRYVPRKGPLPIVIFTVVVLLSISANVVIESLRSGPGVALVLGALFSFGELSSWPAPMG, encoded by the coding sequence ATGCACAATATCTCTGCCGACCAAGCAGTTTTTTTCTTTATTATTTTTATTGTGTTTTTTGACAAGAGATACAATTACTATTTTGTATTATTTGCGCTAGCCATTCTCCTGCTTACATCAACACATCTTGTGAGCTCGTATACGACTATATCCTGTTTATCCCTTACATTGATATTCTGCGTACGGTCTACGGCGCTATCCCGCGTTATTGTGCCATGGCGGATTACAGTTATTGTTGCTATCGTATGTTTGGCGCTCACATCGCTATTTGCCAGCTATGTTAATCTGAAAGACTCCCGCGTAAGCGAGGGGAATAATGGGCAGGCAAGAGAAACTCTCGCGCAGCATGCCTTTTCCGTGTTTATGGACTTCCCCCTCATTGGAACGCCTCTGGGGAGAGGAATCGTGCCGCTCGAAGCTGTTGAAGAGTTAGGATGGGAACAGTATCTCGATCCTGAAATTGCCAAGGACATGGCCGCCGCGGGGGAGGAGAGCTCCGCGTCGCTTGGCTATGACGTTTATTCGCTCTCGTTCCACAACGGATTTCTTTATCTGTTAACTCGCTTTGGCGTCTTGTCCTTGTTTCTCATTTATTTTCTTGTTCGTTATGTGCCGCGCAAAGGGCCGTTGCCGATAGTTATCTTTACGGTGGTCGTCCTGCTTTCCATTTCAGCCAACGTCGTCATAGAAAGCCTGCGCTCCGGGCCGGGAGTGGCTCTCGTGTTGGGGGCATTGTTTAGTTTCGGGGAGCTGTCATCCTGGCCTGCCCCCATGGGGTGA